Genomic segment of Arachis hypogaea cultivar Tifrunner chromosome 11, arahy.Tifrunner.gnm2.J5K5, whole genome shotgun sequence:
CTAGTGGGGCCGATGAAGCCAGCTCCGAGACCTTGGTGGTGGATTCTAATAGGATTTGGCGTGAGACTGCCTCTAAACCCACAAGAATTGCCACTTCGGGTTGGGGTCATTCTTCGCTAGTGGCCTCCGCTCCTCTGCATTGGTGGCTTCTTCTGCGTCTGCCTCTGCCACCAGCCCTGCTGATCCTCAGGAAGTTGTCAACCTGAGGAGGAGGTGCAGAAGCTAACACAGGAGCTTCACCAGTAGGCGGAGCAATCTGAGCAGAGGTATCGAGAGATTCTTGCACGTGTTGCTGTCAGCTCCGACCTGACGGAGAAGCTAAAGCAGCTCAATCGATTGCGACAACAGATGGAGGAGTACAACTAGCAGATGCATGCTGGAGGCAGCGGCAATGCTGCTAATGGGGCACCGACGGTAGCACCTCCTCCACCGCCTCAGTAGAGGGACCACGACGCCGACGACGACGAGGATTTGGGGTTTTACGCATGTTTCTTTGTCTTTACTTCATTGTATTCTACATTtgtgatattttattttattaagactattcatattttaataaaattatttcttgATTTCTGGCGACGTTAAATTTCTGCTAACAATTGTGTTAACAAGAGTCTCCTAATTGTGCGTTAATTGTGCCAAAAAAATTTAGGCTTTATAAATTTGACATTACTGTCAGATTTAACGTCAGCGATATCCAACGGTAACTTTAGCGCCTAAACACGTTAAATGGCGCCAACGTTACCGTCGGCGGTAACCATCAACACAAACTCGACAAACCATTGAAAAAGACCGACAGTAACTCCACCGGTAAGCTGTTTTCGGCAATGTTTATACCGTCAACCCAAGGATGACGGTAAATCCGGTGGTAATCTTTTTATCGATAGATTTATTTAATGAACCCGACGGTACTCAGTGATTTCTTGTAGTGCGTGCATCTTTTTCGGTGAGGCTTGGCAACTGTCGCAGTCACACGGCAGCAATGGTTCGAGCTCTTCGCTGTGACAATAATTTCAATTACTACGACAAGACGACGATGAAGAAGACAAAGAAGGGGGGATGAAAAGGGAATGATGCCATTTGAGAAGATGAGGAAGTGGTTGAAGCACAAACCCAGAGGGTTCAGTGAAGGGAAAGTGTAACACTTCTGTTGAAGACAAGTTGCTCGATGAAATGCATTAGAGAAGAGAAGTACAAGCTACTAACTTAAAAAAGCTCAAGAGCGGTGTTGTTAACCCCAAAAACagtgaaaaaagaagaagaatgatttAGTTATATTTGAACACTGATCGAATTTTATTCCACAGAGTGATTGCTTTTGTGCTATTGTTCACTTGTTTGTGTTTCATGTTACTATGTTTGGTGAAATAATACATgcattttaacttttaatcaaattttgatgttttcttaatttttttcttcttatccTGAATTCCTTAATCTTTGTTGATTCAAAATTGCAGATTTTAGAGCCTGAAAAGAATATGGTCAAAAAAGAATGCTAGGGTCTAGTGTTGTTTATATTTTGTTgatattgttgttgtttgtttgtgcttggcCTTTGGATGAAATAAGACATTGTTTTTTGCCACTGTTTACTTCTTGTTTCTGCAATGTCTATAATTTGGCATTTGACTATTACTATTGCCAGAAATTTTGAAGACACTCCAATTGTTCCGATTGGTGGTTGAGTGCGCTTGGTGAACATGCCGAAAAAGAAGAACATTCATACGGATTTGAAATCTGCATTCAAAGGGATTTCAGGCATAATGAATATAGTCCCGGTAGTTAGGTCGAAAACAATGACATTGTCGGACCGTACTATAAGTCGTCGCCATTCAACATTTCTTCTTTGTGGAGAAATAGAGGAAGGTTTTGCTCTGAGAAGGAAGAATGGAATGGAATGAATACATGTGAGGAATTGAAGAGGTGTAGTGAGTGACAAATACACTTTGGGGGGAGAAACGACATCATTTAGCTACTGACAAGCTAAGCTAACATGTCACCTCTGCAATACTTAACGTCATTAGTGACAAAATAGATGGAGTGATtaacttttaaatcttttaaggataattttgattaatttaatcTTTTGGGGACAAAAATAAAGACCGCATGATTTTTCAAGGACTAATTTAACCATTTACTCAaagacaaaaatacaaaaattagtgtttttatattttatttaatgataaaactagaataaattataaaaatataataaaaataataaaaaaataaaatataaattatatcttttattaatatacttatttttttatcaaaataaatataaaatatattaacttAATATctctaaatataatatttttatttatttttatctgttGTAATCTTGCCTTTCTAGTGGTAAACTTGTAATCAAAGGGAACCTAACAAAACCATATATGATTATATTCTACTTGTGTATATGAAATTGTTAAGAATATTGGGGAAAATGGATAGGAAAGGACATGCGTGAAGTGCATCTCACTTCTCAGATAAAAACACTTTGTTTCATTACTGCATTCGtctctcttcttcatcttcttcttcactctCACTGgctgcgagagagagagagagagagagagacagagagaaaaaaaaaagtatgcagAATAAGTGATGAAAATGGCTCTTCACACTCTCTATTTCCTTCTACAATGAAGAAAActctcttcatcatcttctctcaAGAAGAAGATGTCTCCCACAACTCCCTCCCTTCTCGACACCCTCCTCTGCCAAGAAGAACACGACGACACCTTTGACGACACCCGAAACGACGCGTCGTTCCACCTCAACGACAACCACCACGACGAATCACCGTCGTTTTGCCCCGCAAAGCTCCAATCTTTTCCTCATCCCGTTCTGCATGACAACGACCTGTTCTGGGAACACGACGAGCTCGCCTCCTTAATCTCCAAAGAGGGAGAGACCCACGCCGCCGCTGGTAACGACGACGACCACCGTGATGGACTTCTAGATGGGCTTCGAGTTGGGCCCGTTGGCTGGATCACTAACGTGTGTGCGCACTATGGGTTTTCAGCTTTGACCACCGTTCTCGCCGTTAACTACTTCGACAGGTTCGTCACGAGCCTCACGTTTCAAAGGGATAAGCCATGGATGACTCAGTTAACGGCGGTTGCGTGCTTGTCAATTGCTGCAAAGATGGAAGAGACACATGTGCCCCTCCTCTTAGACCTCCAAGTATGTGtttgtctcttttttttgttttattattatttttttttttttgaaatgcacACCAGGTGTTTGTTGTTATGCTTCTGAAAAAAAGGGGGATTTTCTTTTTGGAGTAGGTGGAAGAATCGAGGTTTCTGTTTGAAGCAAAGACAATACAAAGAATGGAGCTTCTTGTGTTGTCTACTCTCAAATGGAAGATGCATCCGGTGACCCCAATTTCTTTCTTTGAACACATTGTTAGAAGGCTTGGCCTCAAGAGTCGCTTGCATTGGGAATTTCTATGGCGGTGCCAGCGGGTTCTTCTTGGCGTCATTGCCGGTAAGTAAGTAAGTAAGCAATGTATGCTAGAATCTAGAGCAAgaccctttttttttaatgctaATTTATGTCATTAGGTGTTCATATTTTAACCGAATCTGGGTCATTCCATTCAGGTTGATTTGTCCTTTTGTTTATATTAATGTAGATTCAAGGGTTATGAGTTATCTTCCATCTACATTGGCTGCTGCTACGATGATCCATGTTATTAAAGAGATTGAGCCATTTAATGCAACTAAGTACATTAGTGAACTTCTGGGACTACTCAAGATTAGTGAGGTTTGTCTTTTGTCTTATACATATCTATTGATTTGTGTTAAATATGATGCTGAATGCTGATTTGATGAGTAATTGGGACATTTTTGGTGGTGATCTAATAGGAACAAGGGAACCAGTGCTACAAACTCTTGCTGAAATCATTAGTTTGCGAAGAAGGTATTACTGACTGTCTTCACCAGATGCACAAGCGCAAGCGCAACCGCGAATCTGCCCCGAGTAGCCCGGGAGGTGTCATTGATGCTTCTTTCAGTTGTGAAAGCTCAAACGATTTGTGGGCCGTTGCGGCATCGTCGGTTTCACATTCGATGGAGCCGCTGTTTAAGAGGAGCAGAGCTAAGGACCAGCAGATGAGACTGCCTTCTGTTAGTCGCGTGTCTATCGATGTTCTTAATAGCCCTCATTAATAAGGAGCTTAGTAGTTTTGCTTCAAACATGGTAGCTTTCTGTTGCATTTATTTGGTagttattttattgaaaatgcAACTATTTTATgttcttaatatatatacatttCTTGCAAACTACTTGAAAAGTCTATTGAGGCAGAGACTAAGTTCCCTTCTGTCTACTTTGTTGATTAATGTGGAATAGGGATCTGATATTGAGTGGAAAAACGAGTTGTAAACTTGTAATTCTATCTGAGTTAATCTCTCGAATGCAAATTCTATCTTGTTTATACAAGATATTTGTCATTAAGAATCAAGAGACAAGATTCTAGATCTCCCCTGTTTGTGCAGAGTAGGAACTGCTGCtgaagaattgaagattgataactggaataaatgaccatttgtatccataaaagatgaaaacactGATATATGTACCCACACTagatcgaaactaaacttgtacccacGTAAGATGccctccgtgtgacaaaagtaccctacgtggcactccaaccctccaaagacaggatacttttgtcacacggatGGCATCTTCTgtgggtacaagtttagtttcgatttaatgtgggtacatatgtcagcgttttcatctttcattggtacaaatggtcatttattcttgATAACTGATAATCAAATATGTGAAATTTCTTTAGTGAATATATTAGAACAAGTTGATGGTCTTGTATAAAGAATTAAAGATATTTGTCACCCTTCTAGTTAATGTTAATGGAGAATTCAACTCTAGTTCTATGTTGAGGATTTTATCGTAGCTTGCTTGAATTTCATTTACTACATACTAAGCATTATATTGGATCTGAGTCATTGATGCTTAATTGACAATATGTATGAATATATATTGGACTTTAAGCAATTTGGTATCTGTGGTTACAAATTATTGCAATGTTTGTTTTTTTAACTGAAGAGTGAAGATGCATGTCCGTGACAAAAGCTAGCTGTCACTGTAGCAAAAGTGATGGAAATTAATCATTGCTTGTTTTGAGCATGTCACTATAAACTATAAAGTGAATTGGTCAAAACCATTTATTTACCAcatgatatataataatatttcaaaaaGGGATGAGCTCAAAAAAAATATAAGCAAATTGTTTAACTCTCTGAAACTTTAGGACTTCTATGTTTGTAATTATGTATGGAAAGTGATAATTGAGCAAGGTTGACTACAAAGTTGTTGCCGTTGGGAACAAGAGAAAATGGGTATTCTGTATTCTGGAATCCCACTAAAGAGAGAAAAGAAGGTATAGACCAGACATTATAGTGGATCAAATTTGAAAATGACTAGGGAGGTTGCTTTGCTTCTTAGTTATTACTAAGGTGGTCCTGTTTCTTTGGCTTTACACTTTGAGTTGGTTATGGTTAGCTATGTGTTACAGTGCATAATTTAGTCCTTGTAGCTATGATGGTTTGCAATAGTCATCAACAACATTAGAGATTTTCAAAGTTTGACAGCTACATTTTCAGCCAAACAATAATTCTGGCTGATATGATATCCCTTGAGGGTCAAATTCGTTAGTTTACTTTACTTTGCCTGCTTTTCTCAAATTCTTAAAATTACTAGGGAAAAAAGGTcggtt
This window contains:
- the LOC112720527 gene encoding cyclin-D3-3, which encodes MSPTTPSLLDTLLCQEEHDDTFDDTRNDASFHLNDNHHDESPSFCPAKLQSFPHPVLHDNDLFWEHDELASLISKEGETHAAAGNDDDHRDGLLDGLRVGPVGWITNVCAHYGFSALTTVLAVNYFDRFVTSLTFQRDKPWMTQLTAVACLSIAAKMEETHVPLLLDLQVEESRFLFEAKTIQRMELLVLSTLKWKMHPVTPISFFEHIVRRLGLKSRLHWEFLWRCQRVLLGVIADSRVMSYLPSTLAAATMIHVIKEIEPFNATKYISELLGLLKISEEQGNQCYKLLLKSLVCEEGITDCLHQMHKRKRNRESAPSSPGGVIDASFSCESSNDLWAVAASSVSHSMEPLFKRSRAKDQQMRLPSVSRVSIDVLNSPH